From the genome of Oncorhynchus kisutch isolate 150728-3 unplaced genomic scaffold, Okis_V2 scaffold4033, whole genome shotgun sequence:
ACGATATGATTATCAAGAATTCATGAGaacacacaatgttacattcACTCCTGAGGAATGGGATCGTCATCAAATGATCCGCCAAGTTCCTGTTGAAATTCTAAAGGTGATTGGCTACGCTCTGTGAGGGTGGATTTCACTGACGCATTCGGGTTGGAACAATAAATAGAGCGAACAAGAATCCTTCCAGTTCACAAGTCTGAGAAGACGCATGAAGAAGTTCTTGCTTCAACAGTGATTGAACGGAACTCCTCTGCCTTCGTCCCGCATTATAGAAAATTCCGGATTGATAACATAACACTTACCTGAACTATAATAGCAAGATCGTCGAATAAACCATTGTTTTGTACCGTTCATTTAGATATTAAAGAAAATCTGCCAAGATGGAGTCTCAGATCCGCCAGAACTATCACCACGATTGCGAAGCTGCCATCAACCGGATGATCAATTTGGAGATGTTTGCCTCCTACACCTACACTTCAATGGTAAGGAGTCTACAAAGATGACCGTTTTGTTGATCTACCTGTTTTATTATTATGCCTGCGCCTAAATTCCACTTTTCACCTGACTTTCCTGTAGCCAATAACCTCAACTCCGTTAAATACACATTTGAGTTATACTTGGCTTGGCTATTAATTGCCTCCAGGTAGGTATAACATCCAAATGAAGCCGGGAATCTATCCTACCTTGTACCGAGCGCGTAACAACTCCTTGACAGTTTAATTGTCAGGTTACCAAGTAGACTACAGACTAGATTTATTCATGCCTATATCGTCAAGCTTAGTTACCACAACATGAACAGAATACCGAGTCATGTTTGGCTTTTTTCTTCTAACTACAATGTTCTATGTTTATCCACCCAGGCTTTCTATTTCTCCCGTGACGATGTGGCTCTGCCTGGCTTCGCGCATTTCTTCAAGGAGAACAGCGATGAGGAGCGGGAGCACGCGGAGAAGCTACTCTCCTTCCAGAACAAGCGAGGTGGACGCATTTTACTCCAGGACATCAAGGTAAGCCCTTGAGCATAGGAAACACATTTTAGATTGTAGACTGATAGAAAATGTTTTTACTCCATGGAGGAAAGTGTCTCCAGCGTTAAGTTGATCTAGCTAGAGAACCTGTAGTCCTGAACATACTGTCTCTAACCACTGAACTGAGTGAGAAGTGTAACTGTTCACTTTATCCTGACCTTAACGTCTGCTAGTATTCCATAACCCTCCTGTGTTCACTCTGTCCTGTGTAGAAGCCAGAACGCGATGAGTGGGGCAATGGGCTGGAGGCCATGC
Proteins encoded in this window:
- the LOC116373381 gene encoding ferritin, middle subunit, which produces MESQIRQNYHHDCEAAINRMINLEMFASYTYTSMAFYFSRDDVALPGFAHFFKENSDEEREHAEKLLSFQNKRGGRILLQDIKKPERDEWGNGLEAMQCALQLEKNVNQALLDLHKIASDKVDPHLCDFLETHYLNEQVEAIKKLGDHITNLTKMDAVKNKMAEYLFDKHTLGGQS